A stretch of Nitrospira sp. DNA encodes these proteins:
- the rfaE1 gene encoding D-glycero-beta-D-manno-heptose-7-phosphate kinase — protein MAPQASNSSKQQASPKALRQYVQRFPQACVLVIGDLILDHYVMGRVSRISPEAPVPVVHVESESLRLGGAANVFNNILALGGKADLCGVIGADESGRLLLKELGSQRTTQSSRGGVIIDHDRPTTRKSRVIAHNQQIVRYDVEGRQELKAALQKRMLRYVESRMRELSCLVVSDYAKGVVTAQLMTDLTRLAALRRIPIIVDPKVEHFSYYKGVTVMTPNHLEATQASGLHGDDDQTVDQAGALIRQRLGCQSVLITRGEKGMSLYEGDGASWHLPTQARQVYDVTGAGDTVIGTLALALSTGASMREGATLANYAAGIVVGMVGTATVSPKQLLEAVGNG, from the coding sequence ATGGCACCTCAGGCATCCAACAGCTCCAAGCAGCAGGCGTCTCCCAAGGCGCTCCGCCAGTATGTGCAGCGGTTTCCCCAGGCCTGTGTGCTGGTCATCGGGGATTTGATTCTCGACCATTATGTCATGGGGCGGGTCAGCCGGATCTCTCCCGAAGCGCCGGTGCCGGTCGTGCATGTGGAGTCCGAGTCTCTGCGCTTGGGCGGCGCGGCCAATGTGTTCAACAACATTCTGGCGCTGGGCGGCAAGGCCGATCTCTGCGGCGTGATCGGCGCCGATGAAAGCGGACGGTTGCTGCTGAAAGAGCTGGGAAGCCAGCGGACGACTCAGTCGTCCCGCGGCGGGGTCATCATCGATCACGACCGTCCGACGACGCGGAAAAGCCGGGTCATCGCCCATAATCAGCAGATCGTGCGCTATGACGTCGAGGGCCGGCAGGAGCTGAAGGCCGCGCTGCAGAAACGCATGTTGCGGTATGTCGAATCCCGCATGCGGGAATTGTCCTGCCTGGTCGTCTCAGATTACGCGAAGGGGGTGGTCACGGCGCAGCTCATGACGGACCTGACGCGGCTGGCCGCCTTGCGCCGGATTCCCATCATCGTGGATCCCAAGGTCGAACATTTCAGCTACTACAAAGGCGTCACCGTGATGACGCCGAATCATCTGGAAGCCACGCAGGCGTCCGGCCTCCATGGGGATGACGATCAGACGGTCGATCAGGCGGGGGCGCTGATCCGGCAACGGCTGGGGTGCCAGTCCGTGCTGATTACGCGCGGTGAAAAGGGGATGAGCCTCTACGAGGGGGACGGCGCCTCCTGGCATTTGCCGACGCAAGCGCGCCAGGTTTACGATGTGACGGGGGCCGGCGATACCGTGATCGGCACGCTCGCACTCGCCCTGTCGACCGGCGCCAGCATGCGCGAAGGGGCGACGCTGGCCAATTATGCGGCCGGGATCGTCGTCGGCATGGTCGGGACCGCCACCGTATCGCCCAAGCAGCTCCTGGAGGCTGTGGGGAATGGGTAG
- the bioA gene encoding adenosylmethionine--8-amino-7-oxononanoate transaminase, which produces MARRTSPDKFAEWDRQYLWHPFTQMQEWAQEEPLIIERGKGSYLIDAKGKKYLDGTSSIWVNLHGHRHPVLDRAIKTQLGKIAHSTFLGLSNPPAIQLARELIRLAPKGLTRVFYSDNGSTAVEVALKMAVQYWQQHHPDAGPKTSFLHLKQAYHGDTLGAVSVGNIELFHGRFKPLLFPTVEADPPYCYRCPLKLTYPGCGTACLDPLEQVLKTRHRDLAGLIIEPLVQAAAGIITSPPGYLKKVRELCTQYQVLMIADEVATGFGRTGKMFACQHEDVTPDLMCISKGLTGGYMPLAATLTTEDIYTAFLGKYEDFKTFFHGHSYTGNPLGCAVALANLEVFRKEHTLAALRPKIAALTRFLRPLAQLEQVGDIRQRGFMVGIEMVQNRATRTAYPLAARIGHRVTMEARRRGLILRPIGNVLVLMPPLAVTLKELQRMVSIIRQSIVSTHDTV; this is translated from the coding sequence ATGGCCAGAAGAACCAGCCCTGACAAATTCGCTGAGTGGGACCGCCAATACCTCTGGCACCCCTTCACCCAGATGCAGGAATGGGCACAGGAGGAGCCGCTCATTATCGAGCGCGGAAAAGGTTCCTACCTGATCGATGCGAAGGGGAAAAAGTATCTCGACGGCACATCCTCCATCTGGGTGAACCTTCACGGGCATCGGCATCCGGTCCTTGACCGTGCCATCAAGACCCAGCTGGGCAAGATTGCCCACTCCACCTTTCTCGGCCTCTCGAATCCACCGGCCATTCAGCTGGCGCGCGAACTGATCCGCCTCGCGCCCAAGGGACTGACCCGCGTGTTCTATTCCGATAATGGCTCCACCGCCGTTGAAGTCGCCCTAAAGATGGCGGTGCAATACTGGCAACAGCACCACCCCGACGCCGGACCCAAAACATCCTTTCTCCACTTGAAGCAGGCCTACCATGGCGACACCCTCGGCGCCGTCAGCGTCGGCAACATCGAGCTTTTCCACGGCCGATTCAAGCCGCTGTTGTTCCCGACCGTCGAAGCCGATCCGCCCTATTGCTACCGCTGCCCGCTCAAGTTGACCTATCCCGGCTGCGGCACGGCATGCCTCGACCCTCTTGAGCAGGTTTTGAAGACACGCCATCGCGATCTTGCCGGGCTGATCATCGAGCCGCTTGTCCAAGCCGCCGCCGGCATCATCACATCGCCTCCCGGCTATCTCAAAAAAGTCCGCGAGCTCTGCACGCAGTACCAGGTCCTCATGATTGCCGACGAAGTGGCCACCGGATTCGGACGGACCGGCAAGATGTTCGCCTGCCAGCATGAAGACGTCACGCCGGATCTCATGTGCATCAGCAAGGGATTGACCGGCGGCTACATGCCCCTTGCCGCCACGCTGACGACCGAAGACATCTACACCGCCTTCTTGGGAAAATACGAAGACTTCAAGACCTTCTTTCACGGCCACAGTTACACCGGCAATCCACTGGGCTGCGCCGTGGCGCTGGCGAATCTGGAGGTCTTCCGGAAAGAACACACCCTGGCGGCACTGCGCCCCAAGATTGCCGCGCTCACCCGCTTTCTGCGCCCCCTCGCACAGCTGGAGCAGGTCGGCGACATTCGTCAACGCGGCTTCATGGTGGGAATCGAGATGGTCCAGAATCGCGCCACCCGGACAGCCTACCCGCTCGCCGCCAGGATCGGTCACCGGGTCACGATGGAGGCGCGCCGCCGGGGGCTCATCCTGCGCCCCATCGGCAATGTGCTCGTCCTCATGCCTC
- the kdsB gene encoding 3-deoxy-manno-octulosonate cytidylyltransferase, with protein MGRATQQVIVVIPARYGSSRFPGKPLVRLGEKPMIQHVYEQAAACRSVNEVLVATDDDRIKRAVEQFGGRVVMVAGDYRTGTDRVAAVARMFAGEWFVNLQGDEIPLNPELLSDLIEPFIQSGAEMGTLKRKMDATDDLQNPGIVKVVTDLRGYASYFSRAPIPWVRDDASRRVVSGLHYIHLGLYMYTKETLLRFAGLGTSQLEDAEKLEQLRALEHGIRIRVWETQHASLRVDAPEDVPDVADRLQQYDAIKRELSRNRVVPSR; from the coding sequence ATGGGTAGGGCCACGCAACAGGTCATCGTCGTCATTCCCGCGCGCTACGGGTCGTCGCGGTTCCCAGGGAAACCGCTGGTGCGGCTGGGCGAAAAGCCCATGATTCAGCATGTGTATGAACAGGCGGCGGCCTGCCGGTCGGTCAACGAAGTGCTGGTCGCCACGGACGATGACCGGATCAAGCGCGCAGTGGAACAGTTCGGCGGGCGCGTCGTGATGGTGGCCGGCGACTATCGCACGGGCACCGATCGCGTGGCGGCCGTCGCGCGCATGTTTGCCGGCGAGTGGTTTGTCAATTTGCAGGGCGATGAGATCCCCCTGAATCCGGAACTGCTGTCCGACCTGATCGAACCGTTTATTCAAAGCGGCGCGGAAATGGGGACGCTGAAGCGGAAGATGGATGCGACGGACGATCTCCAGAATCCGGGCATCGTAAAAGTCGTGACGGACCTGCGCGGCTATGCCTCGTATTTTTCGCGGGCGCCGATTCCCTGGGTGCGCGACGATGCGAGTCGGCGGGTGGTGAGCGGGCTCCACTACATCCATCTGGGCCTCTATATGTATACGAAGGAAACGCTGCTGCGGTTTGCCGGGCTGGGCACCAGCCAGCTGGAGGATGCCGAGAAGCTGGAGCAGTTGCGCGCGCTGGAACACGGGATTCGCATCCGGGTGTGGGAGACCCAGCATGCCTCGTTGCGCGTGGATGCGCCGGAGGATGTGCCGGACGTGGCGGACCGGCTGCAGCAGTACGATGCCATCAAGCGGGAACTGAGCCGGAATCGAGTGGTGCCGAGCCGATGA
- the lepB gene encoding signal peptidase I, which yields MSAEPTPPNLDEVTGPSAAVPSGSPDAGTDRPGAKSIVREYAEAIVVAMLLAFAIRVFVVQAFKIPSGSMIPTLLIGDHILVSKLSYGLQWPADCKLQPAFPPVNCYTSSTIVAFGKPQRGDVIVFRFPEDEEKDFIKRIVGGPGDTVQVRNKVVIVNGEPLDDKGFTQRIDPGIIDGTVNPRDNFGPVTVPDGSYFVMGDNRDQSLDSRFWGYVREEKIRGKAFRIYWSWSGQGNWTEWVRWERFGKAIQ from the coding sequence ATGAGCGCCGAGCCGACCCCGCCCAATCTGGATGAGGTGACGGGGCCTTCGGCCGCGGTTCCCTCCGGATCGCCGGATGCCGGCACGGATCGGCCCGGCGCCAAATCGATCGTCCGAGAATATGCCGAAGCCATCGTCGTGGCGATGCTGCTCGCGTTTGCCATTCGCGTATTCGTGGTGCAGGCCTTCAAGATTCCGTCCGGCTCGATGATTCCCACGCTGTTGATCGGCGATCACATCCTGGTCAGCAAGCTGTCCTACGGCCTCCAGTGGCCGGCCGATTGCAAGCTGCAACCGGCTTTCCCCCCGGTGAATTGCTACACCTCCAGCACGATTGTGGCGTTCGGCAAGCCGCAACGGGGCGATGTCATCGTGTTCCGGTTTCCGGAAGACGAAGAGAAAGACTTTATCAAGCGCATCGTGGGCGGGCCTGGCGATACGGTGCAAGTCCGCAATAAAGTGGTCATCGTGAACGGAGAACCGTTGGACGACAAAGGGTTTACGCAGCGCATCGATCCCGGCATCATCGACGGCACGGTCAACCCGCGCGACAACTTCGGCCCGGTGACCGTTCCGGACGGCTCGTACTTTGTCATGGGCGACAACCGGGATCAGAGCCTCGACAGCCGGTTCTGGGGCTATGTGCGCGAAGAGAAAATTCGCGGCAAGGCCTTTCGGATTTATTGGTCCTGGAGTGGGCAAGGCAATTGGACCGAGTGGGTCCGGTGGGAGCGGTTCGGCAAGGCGATTCAGTAG
- the lepA gene encoding translation elongation factor 4 — MNRFYSEKSQDLQSLIRNFSIIAHIDHGKSTLADRILDATGAVTAREAKEQILDAMDLERERGITIKAHAVAIKYRANDGKIYSLHLIDTPGHVDFTYEVSRSLAACEGALLLVDATQGVQAQTIANVNLAMANNLTIIPVINKIDLASADVEGTKQSISDVLQLDASDAMLISAKEGKGVPEVLEAVIERIPPPSGNPNAPLKALIFDSWFDNYQGVIVLTRIVDGSVRPGMKIKVMSNDRVFEVMEVGQFTPKRTKKTELLTGEAGYVCANMREVADVKIGDTLTDAAQPTSTPFPGYKEVKPLVFCGLYSTDTAKYEDLRDALVKLRLNDSSFIYEPETSLALGFGFRCGFLGLLHMEIIQERLEREYGLTLITTAPTVVYRVMTTKGDVLEIDNPADLPEPSSIESFEEPFILATVITPERYMGSILKLCQERRGIQRDIHFLDPTRVVISYEMPLNEVILDFYDKLKSRTQGYASLDYELLGYRESKLVKIDILLNGEAVDALSFITHEERAYYRGRQMAEKMKELIPRQMFEIAIQAAIGNKIIARETIGAMKKNVIAKCYGGDISRKRKLLEKQKEGKKRMKSVGSVEVPQEAFLALLKVGDE; from the coding sequence ATGAACCGATTTTATTCAGAAAAGAGCCAGGATTTGCAAAGTCTTATTCGCAACTTTTCGATTATCGCTCATATCGATCACGGCAAATCGACCCTCGCTGACCGGATCCTCGACGCAACTGGCGCGGTGACTGCCCGAGAGGCCAAGGAGCAGATCCTTGATGCCATGGACCTGGAACGGGAACGTGGCATTACGATCAAGGCTCACGCGGTGGCGATCAAGTATCGGGCCAACGATGGGAAGATCTACTCGTTGCATCTGATCGATACGCCGGGGCACGTGGACTTTACCTATGAAGTCTCCCGCAGCCTTGCCGCGTGCGAAGGAGCGCTCTTGCTGGTGGATGCCACTCAAGGGGTGCAGGCCCAAACCATCGCCAATGTGAACTTGGCCATGGCGAACAACCTTACGATCATTCCGGTCATCAACAAGATCGATTTGGCCAGCGCCGATGTCGAAGGCACCAAGCAATCGATTTCCGACGTGCTCCAGCTCGATGCCAGCGATGCTATGCTCATCAGCGCCAAGGAGGGCAAGGGCGTGCCGGAAGTGCTGGAGGCCGTGATCGAACGGATTCCGCCGCCCTCCGGAAATCCCAACGCCCCGCTGAAGGCGCTCATTTTCGATTCCTGGTTCGACAATTATCAGGGCGTGATCGTCCTGACCCGCATCGTCGATGGGTCCGTTCGCCCCGGCATGAAGATCAAGGTGATGTCGAACGACCGGGTGTTTGAAGTGATGGAAGTCGGGCAGTTCACGCCGAAGCGCACGAAGAAAACCGAGTTGTTGACCGGCGAAGCCGGGTATGTGTGCGCGAATATGCGGGAAGTGGCGGACGTGAAGATCGGCGATACGCTGACCGATGCGGCGCAGCCGACGAGCACGCCGTTCCCCGGCTACAAGGAAGTGAAGCCGCTGGTCTTCTGCGGCCTCTATTCGACCGATACCGCCAAGTACGAAGATTTGCGGGATGCGCTCGTCAAGCTGCGGTTGAACGACTCCTCCTTCATCTATGAGCCGGAGACCTCGCTGGCGCTCGGCTTTGGATTCCGGTGCGGCTTCCTGGGGTTGCTGCACATGGAGATCATTCAGGAGCGCTTGGAGCGGGAATACGGGCTGACGCTGATCACCACGGCGCCGACGGTCGTCTATCGCGTGATGACCACCAAGGGCGATGTGCTGGAAATCGACAATCCCGCCGACCTGCCGGAGCCGAGCAGCATCGAATCGTTCGAGGAGCCCTTCATTCTCGCCACCGTCATTACGCCCGAGCGGTACATGGGGTCGATCCTCAAGCTCTGCCAGGAACGCCGCGGCATTCAGCGGGACATTCACTTCCTCGATCCGACGCGCGTGGTCATCAGCTATGAGATGCCGCTCAACGAAGTGATCTTGGACTTTTACGACAAGCTGAAGTCGCGCACCCAGGGCTATGCCTCGCTGGACTACGAACTCCTGGGCTATCGGGAGTCCAAGCTGGTCAAGATCGACATTCTGCTGAACGGCGAGGCGGTCGATGCCCTGTCATTCATTACCCATGAAGAGCGCGCCTACTACCGTGGCCGGCAGATGGCGGAGAAGATGAAGGAACTGATCCCGCGGCAGATGTTCGAAATCGCCATTCAAGCGGCCATCGGGAATAAGATCATCGCCCGCGAAACGATCGGCGCGATGAAGAAGAACGTCATCGCCAAGTGCTACGGCGGCGACATTTCCCGCAAACGGAAGCTGCTCGAGAAACAGAAGGAAGGGAAGAAGCGCATGAAGTCGGTGGGCAGCGTCGAAGTGCCGCAAGAAGCGTTTCTCGCCCTCTTGAAAGTCGGTGACGAATGA